The DNA segment CGCTCCAGCCAGCGCAGGGCCGGCAGCTCGGCGATGGGGTAGCCCAGGCCCAGGGCGGGCTCCACGAACAGGCGATTGAGCAGGGCATCTGCCCGGCGGGTGGCGGCCTCGTCGCGGGGATTGCCCGGGCGGGCCGGGGTAAGATAGGAGCAGGAAAAGGTGGTGCCGATCTGCGCCGCCGCGGGCAGGGCGGCGCGCAGGGCCCGGCCACCTTCTGCTTGTGCCAGGGCCGCGTGGTGGGTGGCCGAGAGAAAGGCGCCCAATGAGCGCCGGCCTGGGGCGTGCACTCCCAGCAGGTGACCGGCTCCGGTAAACACCAGAGGCTCGTTGAGCACCATCCAGTGGCGCACCCGGTCGCCGAGGCGGCGGGCCAGCAGGTCGGCGTACTCGCCGAGCCAGCCCACGACCGCTCGGTTGGTCCAGCCCCCCCGGCGCTCCAGGGCCAACGGCAAATCCCAGTGGTACAGGGTCAACCAGGGGGTGATCCCGCGCGCCAGGCAGCCGTCGACCAGCTTGTCGTAGTAGTCCAGCCCGGCTTGGTTAACCTGCCCGGTGCCGCTGGGCCGCACCCGCGACCAAGCCACGGAAAACCGGTAATCGGGAATGCCCAGGGCGGCAAGCAAATCCAGGTCGGCCGGCCAACGCCGGTAGAACTCGCAGGCGGCACGCGCGTGCTGCCCGTTCTTAATGCGGCCGCGCCGCGCCACGAAGGCATCCCAGATGCTGGGTCCCTTGCCGTCGCAGTCGCCAAAGCCTTCAATCTGATAGGCCGCGCTGGCTACGCCCCAGCGAAAGTCCATGCCGAAGTCGGCCCGGGAAAAATCCGCGGGGGAAGATGTTGGGTAAAAGGCCGGCGGCTCGTACGCGGCTCTGGACAAGGCCACCGTGGAGCGCCTGCGCCGCTGGGTGCAGGAGGGCGGCACGCTGATCACCCTGAAGAACGCCTCGGAGTGGGTGATCAAGCAGGGAATCGTGCGCGAAAAGCTGCTGATTCCGGCCCACGGCGGTTGGGCTGATACGACGGCGCTGGCCGAAGCCGTGGCGGCCATTGCGCCGCCGAAACCCAACGCCACCCGGCAGCCAAAGCCGGCGCTGCCGCCTGCCCGCCGCGCGGACTTCGTGAGCCAGGACCAGGAGGGCACCCACGCCATTGCCGGCTCCATTTACCAGGCCGATGTCGACATCACCAACCCCATCGGCTTCGGCTTGACCAGCCGCAAGCTCTACGTGTTCCGCAACGGCACCACCTTCCTGCGGCCCAGCCGCAACCCCTACGCCACCGTGGTGCAGTACACTCCCGCGCCGCTGGTCAGCGGCTACGTTTCCGCCAACAACCTGCGGCAGATTCGTAACTCGGCGGCCGTAGTGGTCAGCAAGGCGGGCAATGGCCGCGTCATCTTGTTTGCCGACGACCCGAACTTCCGTCACTACTGGCACGGCACCGCGCGTCTGTTTACCAACGCCTTGCTGTTGGGTTCGCTCCTCAACCTGCCCGACGGCCCGTCCGGCATTGCGGCAGAGGAATAGCACCGCTACCGATCGTAAACTTTACAGCAATCCTTTTTTCACGGAAAGCCCCGGCACCGGGGCTTTCTGCATTTCTCAGGGTTAAACCACTGCATTCACAGGCTGGTGGGGTAGGCGGCGTGGCCCCAACGAGGTCAATCCTGAGCAAGTCAGCAACAAAGCAACCGGCTGGCCGCAACGGCACACCAGTACTGACAGATTAAATGCCCGCCGCGTGCGGCCAATCCTTTTGCGTAACCCAAGGGCTGGTAAGTCCTGGCACGTCAGGCACGGCGTTAGCTAGCCGAGGAAGTAGCTGCGGGCCCTTGACCAGCAGGGGCGGTAAATGGAGGTGCGTCGATTACAGCAGGCTGCACCTGCAGACTTGCTGCGCGGTAACTGGCGAAATACTCGGCCAAGGCTTTTTCTCCCACCAGCCAGAATACTACGGGCGTGACGATGATGTCAAGGAAGGTTGAGGAAAGCAGCCCGCCGAGGATAACCGTAGCAACCGGATAAAGGATTTCCTTGCCCGGCGCGTCCTTAGCCAACGTTAGCGGTATCAAGGCCAGGGCAGCCACCAATGCCGTCATCAGCACCGGAACGAGCCGTTCCAAAGAGCCCCGGATGATCATGGGCTTACCGAACTGTTCGCCTTCGTGCTCCACCAGGTGGATGTAGTGCGAAATCATCATGATGCCGTTGCGCGAGGCAATGCCCGTAAGCGTGATAAAGCCCACCATTGAGGCAATGCTGAACGTGCCTCCGGTGAGCAACACCGCCACTACCGAGCCAATTAAGGCTAATGGAATGTTAAGCATAACCTGCAGCACCATGCGCGGGGACTTGAAGTGCGAGTAAAGCACCAGAAAGATGCCCGCCAGGGAAAACAAGCTCAGCCACAGGATCTTCTGCGAAGCCGACTGCTGGCTTTCAAACTGCCCGCCGTAGGTAAGGTAGTAGCCGCTGGGCAGTTGTACTTGCTCGCGCACCCGCTGCTGGATTTCCTGCACCGTCGAGCCCAGGTCGCGCTCGGCCACGTTAAGCGAAATAGTAATGCGGCGCTGGGTGTTTTCGTGGTTGATGGTGTTCGGACCCGGCTCGTAGCTGATGTCGGCGATGGCGCTGACGGGCACGAAGCCCCCGGCCGGCGTTTCCACGCGCGTGTTGGCAATGGCCTGCAGGTCGTTGCGCTGCTCTTCGGGCAGCTTCACCACCAGGTCGAAACGCTGCTGCCCGTTGAGCATCTGCGACACAACGGAGCCTTGAAACAGCGTCTGCAGGTCCTGCACCACCTCACCGCGCTGCATGCCGTAGGCACGCAGGGCCTGGTCGCGCGGGCGGATGAGCAGCTGCGGTATCTGCACCTGTTTTTCTACCTGCAGGTCTACCACGCCCGGCACGGTGGCCGCGGCGTCGCGCACCTGGGCGGCGTAGCGGCGCAGCTCCAGCAGGTCGTTGCCGAAGAGCTTGATGGCCACCTGCGCCCGCACCCCGGAGAGCAAGTGGTCGAGGCGGTGGGAGATGGGCTGGCCGATGTTGACGTTTACGCCTTTAATCAAGCTCAGGCGCTGGCGCAAATCGGCTAGAATTTCGTCGCGGCCGCGCATCTCGCGGCCTTCTTTCTCCAGCTCATCTTGCGACTTGAAAGCCACCTCGATTTCGGAGTTGTTTACCGATTCGGCGTGCTCGTCGAGCTCGGCGCGGCCGGTACGCCGGGCGGTGTAGGCCACTTCCGGCACCTCCAGCATCAGTTGTTCGCCAATGGTACCTAGCTTGTTCGATTCGGTAAGCGAGGTGCCCGCCGGAGCCGAGAAGTTGACCGTGAGCGAGCCTTCGTTGAAGGGCGGCAGAAACTCGGTGCCGAAAAACGGGACCATGGCCGCCGCCGCGATGAACAGGGCCGCCGTAGCGGACAGTACCCAGCGCGGGTGCTTCAAGCCCCAATCAAGCAGTCGGGTGTCTTTGCGCTTCAGCCAGCGCACCAGCGGCCCGTCGGTTTCGGCGTGGCTCATCTGCTTCATGCGAGGCAGCAGGTAGTAGCAGAGCACCGGCGTAACGGTAAGCGAAACGAACAGCGACGCCACAATGCTGGTGATGTAGGCGATGCCCAGCGGCGCGAAAATGCGGCCTTCCATGCCCTCCAGCGCGAACAGGGGCAGGAACACCAGCACCACGATGATGGTGGCGTACACGATGGAATTGCGCACCTCCGAGGAGGCCGCGTACACGACCTGCAAGGCTGGCTTTGAATTTGGCAAGTGCCGGTTTTCGCGCAGGCGCCGGTACACGTTTTCCACGTCCACGATGGCGTCGTCGACCAGCTCGCCGATTGCAATGGCCAAGCCCCCTAGGGTCATGGTGTTGATGCTGATGCCGGCGAAGCGAAACACCAGCGCTGTTACCAGCAAGGACAACGGAATGGCTACCAGCGAGATGAACGTGGTGCGTACGTTCAGCAGGAAGGCAAACAGCACGATGACCACCAGGATGGCCCCGTCGCGCAAGGCTTCTTCCACGTTGGTGATGCTCGACTCGATAAACTCTGATTGCTTAAACAGGCGCGAGTTGAATTGCACGTCTTTGGGCAGTGAGGGCTGCAAGCCGCGCAATGCGGCTTCCACGCGCTGGGTAAGGTCGACGGTGGCGGCGCTGGGCTGCTTCTCGATGCTCAGAATCACGGCCGGCTTACCGTTTACGCTGCCGTCGCCGCGCTTAAAGCGGGCCCCGAACTGCACCGTAGCCACTTGCGCCACAGTGATGGGCGAGCCTTCGCGGTAGCCGACCACGATGTTCTCGATTTCCTCGACCGAGCGCAGTCGGCCCAGGTTGCGGATGAGCACTTCGGAGCCCTGCCGGTCGAAGAAGTTGCCGGTAGTGTTCAGGTTAGACTGGCGCAGGGCTTCTTCTACCTGGTTGATGGTGAGCCCCGAGGCGTTAAGGCGGTTCAGGTCCACGAGCACTTGGTACTGGCGGGTGTCGCCGCCGATAGGAATCACCTGCGCTACCCCCGGAATGGAAAGCAGGCGCTGACGCACGGTGTAATCGGCGAGGGTGCGCAGATCGGCATTGGAAGTTTGCCCGCTGCTGGTCATGCCCACGAGCATGATCTGGCCCATCACGGAGGAAATAGGACCAAGCACCGGCGAAACGCCCTGCGGCAGCTGTTCGCCCACCGTTTGTAGCTTCTCCGACACAATCTGCCGGGCGGTGAAGATGTCGGTGCCGTAGTTGAACTCTACGAATACCATCCCGAGGCCAATAGCCGAGTTGGAGCGCACGGCGGCTACGCCGGTGGCTCCGTTCAGGGCCGTCTCTACCGGCAAGGTCACCAGGGCTTCCACTTCTTCGGGCGCCATGCCCGGCGACTCCAGGAATACCGTTACCCTAGGGCGGTCGAGGTCGGGCAGTACGTCCACCGGCAGGTCGCGGGCCGTGAACAGTCCTGCCACGATGAGCGCCGCCGCGAAGGCCAACGCCAGCAGGCGGTTCTGCAGCGCAAAACGAATGATTTTATCGAGCATGGTCCGTAAGAGAGCCGCCGCTAGGTAGGGGCAAGCTCACCTTATTGGTTGAGGTAGATGGATTTAAGCTGGTAGGTGCCTTGCGTAACAACCCGGTCGTTTTCGCTGAGGCCGGCCAGAACGGTTGTCTGCTGGGCGTTGGCGGTGCCGGTTTGCACGTAGCGCACCTTAAAGACTTCCGGGGCCGTGTGCACGTACACCACTGGCTTGCCGTTGAGGTCGGTAACGGCCGAGGTCGGCACTGTAAGTTGCTTGGCCCCCCGGCTGCGACTGATGACCTGCACGTTTACGGCCTGCCCCGGGCGGATCAGCACGCTGCTGGCGCCATCCACGGCCAGAATCAGCTGGCGCGCTTGGTTCACGGGGTTGACCACGTTGCTGAACGATACAACCTTTGCCGGCACGCTGCCCTGCTGCCCTTGCAAGCCCTCGATGCGAAACTGCGCGTCGGGCGTGACGCTGCCTAGGTCCTGAGGAAACACTTGCGCCTGCACCTGCAGCTTGCCAGGATTGAGCACGCGCAGCAGCTCGTCGCCCTGGTTTACCTGCTGACCCACGGTTAGGGAGAAGTTGTCGACGGTGCCGCTGATGGGCGACGTGATGGTTACCCGCCGCTGCTGGCCTTGGTTGTTCAGAATGGCCGCGTTCTGGCGCGCCTGGCGCAGCCGCAGCTCGGCGTTGACGACGTCTTTGCGGGCGGCAATGTCCTCGATGCTTTTCAGGCGGGCGTAGTCGCGCTCGGCGGCCCGTAGCTCGGCCTGGGCGTTGGCGCGCTCGGTGGCCAGGCCAATTTGCTCGGGTGCTGCCAGCGTCTGGTCGAGCACGGCCAACACCTGCCCGGCGCGCACCTGCTGGCCCACCTGCACGGGCAGACTAACGAGCCGGCCGGTTTGCGGCGCCACGGCGCGGCCTTCGCCGCCGCTGGCTGGCGCTACCGTGCCGTAAAGAGTGGCCTGGGTGGTGAAAGCGGAAAAGGTGGCCAGGCTGGTGCGCACCTTGAATAGGAACTGGCTTTCCTTAGGCAACGCCACCTCGTCGGGGGCACTGGCGGCGGCCGACGACTTAGCCACGGTGGTACCGTGGTCTTCGCCGTCGTGCGCCCACAACGAGGCCGGCGGGGGCAGCGCCACAGCCAGCACGGCGGTGGCCGCGGCCGCCGCGGCAAGTAGCTTACGCGGGGTTTTCATAGGCAAGGGAGTTTTGGGGGCCGCGACGACGCAGCAGCACCACGGTGAGCAACACGCCGGCTAGAAAGGCACCGGCAATAAGCAGCCATAGCTTCCAGCCGCTCAACCAACCGGTAGCCGCAGCAGGCCCGGCAGCAGCCGGGAGTTCTTTCCCAACCTCAATGCCTTCGAGCAGCAGAAGGTCGGCTTGTTCGCCGGCCACGATGTTCACCGTTAAACTGTACTTCTGATTTGCCGGGAAGCGCCCTTCCACTAGGTACACGCCCGGGGCTTGCCGGGTAGCCGTAAATTTTTCATAGGGCGCCTCCGGTACGGTCAGCGTGAGCTGGGCGCTGTCGACGGCAGCGTTGCTGGCGTAATCCGACACGAACAGCTGCAGATGCGCCGGCTCGCCCTTCTTTAAAGGCTGAAAGCGCAACAGCAGCTCAAACTGCTCGGACAGGGCCGCTACCGAGAAGGAAGTAGCGCCCGGGGCCGGCGAGGTGGCAGCTCCGGCGCCGTGGTCTTCGCCGCCGTGCGCCCAAGCCTGGTGGCCGGCCGCTAAGGTCAGTGACAATAAAAGGAGGTAGATCAGGCGCTGTATCATTGGCCTCGGAGGTAATTTAACTCGACCAGCGCCTGCCCATAGTCGCGCAGGGTGGTGAGGTGGGTGGTCTGAATGTCAAACGCTTGGCGCAGGCTCTGGAACAAGACCAGGTAGCTTACCTCGCCGGCTTGAAAGAGTCGTTGGGAAGCCCCGATGATGGTACGCGCCTGAGGTAGCCCTGTCTGCTGGTAGTACCCCAGGCTGGTGTTGAACTTGCGCACGTCGGCGACGGCTTGCCGGTACTGCGCGCTTAGCTCAAGGCGCTGCACATCTAGCTCGGCCGAGGCCGCCTCAGCACGAGCCGTGGCGGCCTGCAGCTGCGAGCGGTACGTCCAGAACCACAGCGGCACCGACAGCCCAACCTGGAAGCGGTAACGGTACGGGGAGTTGCGCTCTTCGGCCTGGTTCAGGTAGCCCAGCGTGAGCGCCGGGGCTCGCTGCGCCCGCACCAGGCTGATGCCGGACTGGCTAAGCCGCACGGTCTGCTGGTAGTAGCTTAGCGTGGGGCTGGCGGCTACCGCGCTGCTATCGGTCGTGGGCAGCTCGGCCAGCAGCGCAGTACCTTGGGTAGCCAGCTGCTGGCCAGCTTGGCGCAGATCGGAGGTTGTGGCCAGTTCCGGCGCGTTGCCTTGGCCGATGAGCAGCCCTAACTGCTGCTGCGCGGCCTGCAGATCGGTGCGGGCCTGCGTCAACAGATTGGCCACCTGCCGGGCTTCGGCTTCGGTGCTGACTTTCTGCAGCAGGTCGATTTCGCCGGCGGCGTGCAGGCGGCCCACGGCCACGTACAACCGTTGGTACAAGCTGTCTTGCTGCGTAAGCTGGCGCACCACCGCCTCGGCGTATTGCAGGTTCACGTAGGCCCGGCGCACATCGCGGCGCACGGTGGCCAGCTGTACCAGTTGATTGCGGCTGGCCAGTTCAATGCCGGCCTGGGCCTGCTTAGCTTGGCGCCGGTAAACAGCCGGCGACTGAATGGTCTGGACGGCCCCAAAGGTGTAAAAGTACCCGGAGGGCGCATCCAAGAGCAAATCAGGATTTGGCAGGCTGAACGAGCCCCGTTTGAGAGCCCGTTGCTCATCAAGCTGGCGGGCCGCTTGGCGCAAACGAGGGTGCTGCCGCTCCGCCCGGGCCACGGCGCTGTCCAGGCTTAACACCTGCGCCTGGGTTAACAACGGGCGCAGCCAACCCACGGCGAAGGCCACGAGAAGCAAGACGCGGAATCGGAAGGTTGTCGGAATCATGTATTCGGAGTCAACCGCGGCATGGGCCGGCGCTGCAGCAGGTGCGGGCAGCGCCTGCCGGCCACGGAGTGAGCGGCAGCGGGCGTACTCGTCCGACTGCCGTAGCCGTTAGGATTTCTTCGCCAGGTCCATGCCGCAAGTCGGGCACTTGCCAGGCTTGGTGCTTTCGCTGCCTGTGCAGCCCATCGGGCACACGTAGCCGATGGCTTTGGCCCTGGCGCTGGTGCTGGCGAGCTTGTCGTAGCGGGCGTTGATGGTTTCGCTACCCCGGCGCAGGGTCAGAATAGCCGTGGTGGGCGGGGCCCCGGCGGGCAAGGCAGCGCGCAACTGGTCAGCGCCAAAGGGAGCCAACTTCACGGTGGTGGTCTTGCCTCCGTGCAGCACCATGGCCGTGCCGGTCAGGCCTTTGTTGGGCAGTACCTGCTCCTTGTCGTCGAGCAGGTAGGCCGTCATCAGGCCGTTCTTAAGCACCAGCTCCACGTGGTACTTGCCCGCCGTGCGCACGATGCCCCCGTGCGGGGCGCTGTGGGCGTGGGTTTCTCCGGCGGCCTTATGCGTTTGGCCGTGCGAGTGCTGAGCGGAGAGGGAAAGCGGGGCGGTCAGCAGCATGGCTCCCACCAGGTAGGGAATGAGTTTCATGGTCAGGGGTGAAGAAGGGAGAGGGTTAATTGCTGGTGGCGGCCTAGATCAGGCAGCCGTTGGGGCCACATTCACAGTGAAATCGGCGGTCTGAATAGCACCCGCGTGATTGAATTGCAGGAATACCCGGTACCGGCCTGGCTTCTCGAAGGTGGTGTGAAATCCGATGCGCGGACCCTTATCTGCTTGGTCTTCGGGGTGCACGTGGAGGTATTGCGTGCCGTCTTCGCTCAGCACCACCATGTGCCCTAGGGCGCCGAGGTAGTTATCCAAGTCGGTCACAGGCTTACCACCGCGGTTCACGGTGACGCCCACGGCCAGCGGCTGACCCACTTTCACGGTTTTGTCGAAGGCGAGGTCGGCGGTGTAGCCGTTCTTTTGCCAACGCAGCTGATCATTGGTGAACTTCACGGCCGGACGCGTCGGGCCGCTGACCTGCAGGGTTTGCCGGCCGAGTTGGTGCGTGCCGCCTTGAGGCTGGTAGTCCTGGTAGAGTAGGTACGTGCCGCCGGTTTTAAACGTGAAGGGCACATCGTAGCGGCCCGAGGCTTTGAAATCGGGGTGTTCGTGGTAGAACTCCGAGAGGTCTTTGGAGACGATGATCAGGTGCATCTTTTTCTCGTGCACGACGGCCAGCGGCACGGGGGCTTGCTCGTTGCCAGTCACCTGCGGCTGAAACGACAACGTGACCGGTTGGCCGGCGGCCGGTTGCGCCGGCGTGGTCGTCAGGTTCATTTGGTAAGTTTTGCCGTCACCCGCGGCCCCGTCGGTGTGTTCCAGCTTCATGCCGCACTTGGGGCAGGTGCCGGGTTGGTCGCTGGTTACTTCGGGGTGCATGGGGCAGGAGTAGATGTGGCCGCCGCTGTGCTCGGCCCCGGCGGCATGCGTGTTGTGGCTTTCACCGGCTGCGTGCTGGTGCCCGTCGGCAGCCACATCCGTCGGAGTGCCGCTCGAAGTAGAGGCATCGTTTGAGGAGCATGCGGTAGTCATCCAAGTAAGAGTAGCCAGTAGCGTAACTGGCAACAGAAGACGCTTCATAGTTGGTGTGGTTGGTAAAAGAGGGAATTGATCAGCTCAGCCCCGGAACTGTTGCCAGGCCACAAAAGCCAGCGCAACGGAGAGCAGGACGTAGAGCCCATAGGTGGCGAACCGTCGCCGCGGGGAGGGAGGCGGTGGTCCGTTCGGTTGACAGCAACTCTTCATGGTCTGTCAGTGGAAAAGGAGCAGGAGACGAGCAGGTAGCGCGAAGGGCACGCAAAAAGGTCCGGCCACACCACGGCATAGCCGGGTAGGCGCGGACCTTAAAGGGCGCGAAAACCTAAATCGTCAGGGAGCCAATGAAGATCCGGATGTCCGGAATCTTGGGCTTTAAGTGCGTGGGCGGCACCAATGTTACGGCTTGGGTTATATCCCAAGCCGCAAAACGGGGTATTGCCACGTCCAGTACGGGCGGTAAAGCCAATACCAAGGGGCCGAGTTTCTCCAAGCTCAGCTTAGGCAGGGTACCCAGAGCGGCCCATAGCGACTGCGCGTCGTCTTGGCAGCACTCCGGGTCGCTGTGCTTCTCGGGGGATGCAGACCCCTGGGCGTGCGTGTGTTTACCCGCTGATGCGTGTTCGTGCTGGTGCGTATGACCACCGTTGCGGCTATGCTCGTGCGGCGGCGTGCCCGGCGCGTGCTGATGCGGCGGCGCCTCGACCGCTCGGTGCATTTGTGCGCAAGCAATCTGACCCACGAGCACGTGCAGGAACAGCGCTACAAACGTAGCGGCCGTTGTGCGACGGTATCGACGAATCAGTTGAAGCATGGCGCCAAAGGAACGGCGAATCTAATCTGAAAGTTTGATGTGGTTCGCTCGGAGCTCTACCTGAGCACCGGCAGATATACTTGTTGGGTAAAGCTTGATTAGCGCGTATTTCGCAGTAATACAGCCCTAAGGCTAACTTATGGCCTGGGGAATTGGGGTTGAGTTCAACTATAACCCGTCCCAAACCGCAAAATCTTATAAGCTCTGTTCAAAATCTTGTATGCAATTAGTAACTCATAGTGGAGGGTTATTTTTCCCTTAAAGGGAAGGAAATCTTGGTTAAATGTCTTCCCAAGTTCTTATTAACGCCTGCAGGTTCTCCAGCATTGGCTGGGCGTCACAACTCCTTCTGAAGCTCATTGAAACAGCTTGAATAAATCGTACGGTATCCAGCTGCCCTCGGTCTTGGTTTCCAAACCAAAGCATGACACCGTTTATTCTGCGCTGACATGATCGATTCAAATCTCACGGAGCCTGCCTAAACAAATCAGCCGCTCGGGTAAGGCCCGAGCGGCTGATTTGTTTAGCACTGCATCTGCAGAACGGCGTTATAGCGCCGACGACACCAGGGTGGTCTGGAAGATGCTGCCGTAGTTGTAGTCGAAGGTATTGGGATCGTTTACGTGCACCGTCTTCGTGCCAATCTCATCGTCTTTCTCCCAGGCCGAGAAGTCGGCGTCGGCTTCGAACACAGTGACTTCCGTCGACATCATCTTGTTTTTCCAAGTGAAAGCCAGCTTGGTCTTCACTTTCAGGGTTGGGCCCCCGTCTTCCTCGCGCCAGCGGATTTTGTATTCGCGGGATGCGCTGGAAGTGGTAGTGTTCTCCCAGCGGAACATGCGATACCACAGGGATATGCCGTTTGAGATGTCATTGCGGCTTGGCTGGAACAGGGTGCCGTCTTCCACGATGTTGGCTACCTGGGTCGTGGTTTGCCCCCCGTTGGAATAGTGCTGCTCGGCAATGGCGGCGTACAGGCGCAACTCCGGCTTGCCACGCAACCAGGGCTCAATGGCACCCAGGTTCGTGCACTTCATGCGGGAGAGGTATTCGTAATTTCCGCCGCCGCGCTCCCCGGTTTCCAGCACCGGCGCAATGAACTCCGGCCGTACTTCGCCCTTCTCGTCGAGGCGCTCGCCGAAGCTTGCTACCACCGCCGGCAGCGTGGGCTCTTCCCGCGTGGGCAGCTCAAATGCTTCACCCGCGGCATTGTAGGCCCGCGTGCTGTTCAGGTCCAGGTCCAGAACCCCTTCTGGAATGTAAGTTACTATGGGAGCATGCACCTTGCTCCAGCTTTCCTGCAGCACGGGAATGGACACGACAATCCGATTGAACTGCTCAACCGACAGGCCGACTTCCGCGGGGTTGGTTTTCAGGCCCGCCTCGTTAAGCAAGTTTTCAAAGCTTGCGCCGCCAACATTAACCGCAAGCAGGCTGGTAAAGCGGGCGTCGTAGTCGCCGTCGAATTGCTTGGATACTTCTTCCAGCAGGGCACCCCGGGCCGCATCATTTTTGGCCAGCACGGTTGCCATGACGCGGGCCAGATCGTCCAGGTAGTAATTCTGCGTTTCCTGCAGCGAGGTCGAAGGCCGCAGGCCCATGGCCTCATTGCGCGGTTTTACATCCGCTTCCTTCGAGCAGCCGAACGCGAGCAGGGTGGCTGCCGTCAAGCAGGCTTGGGTGAGGAGTTTAGCGTGTTTCATGCGGTTGGGTGATGAATAAGGTAGTGAGAGAGAAAGTGATTAGTTGGCGGGAAGTGCCCGTGGCGCTGAGCACATGACAAAGGTGAGCGACGGCTTCAGCGGCGGCAATTTTCATGGATATACACCCGCTTGCCCGCGACGTACCGGCCCGTTGCGCGGACAAATCCGCTCGCTTGCCGGGTCGAGTTAATAGCCTCGCCGGGGCGGGGATGAGTCCTTCCCGCGGGCCCCGCTACCAGGCGGGTAATCAAAAGCAGACGACCTGCGCCTGCGCCCGGAGCCCTGGCATGCCCGGGCAAGGGGGCTAGTCATGAATTAGTGCCTGCCCTTTCGGAACCTGGAATAGATCGGGGCGTCGTCGCCCGGTGTACAGGTTCAGCCCGGACTCGCTGCGGATGGGGAAAGCAGCATCCTACCGGCTTACCTGGCGCTTCGAGGGTCGCCGCCCGCTAACTTGCCGTCGAGCCTGCTGCCGGTAAACCTTGGTGTTGGCAGGTTTGACGAATAGCTCCTGGTTTGTTTGACTTATTCCGAACCGCGCCTATACCAAGCCGGATTTCTAGCTTATCTGCTCAATGACCGACTTATATCAGTTCCTGCCCGAGCTAATCCTGCGGGCCCCGTTGCGGCCTTTTAATCCCGACATCTCGGAAACGCAGCTTGCGGCCTGCCTGGAGGATGAAGGGTTTATGGAAGCGCTCTACCTGGCTTCGCCAACCTTACACGAGCAGTGCGGGAAATTGCTGCGGGGTGAGCTCACTGACCCGCGCCGCCTCAGCCGGGTACGCGGGTCGCTGGTGCGCTACTTGATTCGCATGCGCAGTCGCTGTACGCCTTTCGGGCTGTTTGCCGGCTGCGGGGTACTGCGCTGGGGCGCGGGTAGCCAGGTAGAACTGGCGGCGCAGGCGCACCGTCGGCATACCCGCCTCGATATGCATTACCTCTGCGCCCTGGCCCAGCACCTGGGCGAGCAGGATTTCGTGCGAACCCGGCTTCGCTACCGCCCCAATAGCAGCTGGTACCGGATCGGCGAAGAAATCCGCTACATCGAGTACCAATACCTGCCAACCGGGCGGGTGGAGCAAATCAGCTCCGTGGAGGCCCATGCCCAGGTGGAAGAGGTGCTCGCCGCCTGCAACGAAGACGAGGACTACGGCGCCTTGCTGGCCCGGCTAAGCCCCGAGCAGACAAGCGAACGCGAGGAGGCCGCCGCTTTTCTCGATGCGCTCATCGCGGCGCAGGTACTGGTCAGCGAGCTGGAGCCTACGGTCACGGGTCCCGAATACTTTGCCCATCTGCTCGGGGTGCTTTCCCGCCTCGCTGACCAAGCGCCCGAGGAGCCGCGCTTGCTCTTCATCCGCCAAACGCTTACCGCCGTGGCGGATCTGCTGGCCCAGTTGGATCAGCAGCCCACGGCTCCCGTAACCAGCTACACCCGCATTGCCGGGCTGCTGGAGCAG comes from the Hymenobacter sp. YIM 151858-1 genome and includes:
- a CDS encoding heavy metal-binding domain-containing protein, coding for MKLIPYLVGAMLLTAPLSLSAQHSHGQTHKAAGETHAHSAPHGGIVRTAGKYHVELVLKNGLMTAYLLDDKEQVLPNKGLTGTAMVLHGGKTTTVKLAPFGADQLRAALPAGAPPTTAILTLRRGSETINARYDKLASTSARAKAIGYVCPMGCTGSESTKPGKCPTCGMDLAKKS
- a CDS encoding efflux RND transporter periplasmic adaptor subunit, with amino-acid sequence MKTPRKLLAAAAAATAVLAVALPPPASLWAHDGEDHGTTVAKSSAAASAPDEVALPKESQFLFKVRTSLATFSAFTTQATLYGTVAPASGGEGRAVAPQTGRLVSLPVQVGQQVRAGQVLAVLDQTLAAPEQIGLATERANAQAELRAAERDYARLKSIEDIAARKDVVNAELRLRQARQNAAILNNQGQQRRVTITSPISGTVDNFSLTVGQQVNQGDELLRVLNPGKLQVQAQVFPQDLGSVTPDAQFRIEGLQGQQGSVPAKVVSFSNVVNPVNQARQLILAVDGASSVLIRPGQAVNVQVISRSRGAKQLTVPTSAVTDLNGKPVVYVHTAPEVFKVRYVQTGTANAQQTTVLAGLSENDRVVTQGTYQLKSIYLNQ
- a CDS encoding efflux RND transporter permease subunit, which produces MLDKIIRFALQNRLLALAFAAALIVAGLFTARDLPVDVLPDLDRPRVTVFLESPGMAPEEVEALVTLPVETALNGATGVAAVRSNSAIGLGMVFVEFNYGTDIFTARQIVSEKLQTVGEQLPQGVSPVLGPISSVMGQIMLVGMTSSGQTSNADLRTLADYTVRQRLLSIPGVAQVIPIGGDTRQYQVLVDLNRLNASGLTINQVEEALRQSNLNTTGNFFDRQGSEVLIRNLGRLRSVEEIENIVVGYREGSPITVAQVATVQFGARFKRGDGSVNGKPAVILSIEKQPSAATVDLTQRVEAALRGLQPSLPKDVQFNSRLFKQSEFIESSITNVEEALRDGAILVVIVLFAFLLNVRTTFISLVAIPLSLLVTALVFRFAGISINTMTLGGLAIAIGELVDDAIVDVENVYRRLRENRHLPNSKPALQVVYAASSEVRNSIVYATIIVVLVFLPLFALEGMEGRIFAPLGIAYITSIVASLFVSLTVTPVLCYYLLPRMKQMSHAETDGPLVRWLKRKDTRLLDWGLKHPRWVLSATAALFIAAAAMVPFFGTEFLPPFNEGSLTVNFSAPAGTSLTESNKLGTIGEQLMLEVPEVAYTARRTGRAELDEHAESVNNSEIEVAFKSQDELEKEGREMRGRDEILADLRQRLSLIKGVNVNIGQPISHRLDHLLSGVRAQVAIKLFGNDLLELRRYAAQVRDAAATVPGVVDLQVEKQVQIPQLLIRPRDQALRAYGMQRGEVVQDLQTLFQGSVVSQMLNGQQRFDLVVKLPEEQRNDLQAIANTRVETPAGGFVPVSAIADISYEPGPNTINHENTQRRITISLNVAERDLGSTVQEIQQRVREQVQLPSGYYLTYGGQFESQQSASQKILWLSLFSLAGIFLVLYSHFKSPRMVLQVMLNIPLALIGSVVAVLLTGGTFSIASMVGFITLTGIASRNGIMMISHYIHLVEHEGEQFGKPMIIRGSLERLVPVLMTALVAALALIPLTLAKDAPGKEILYPVATVILGGLLSSTFLDIIVTPVVFWLVGEKALAEYFASYRAASLQVQPAVIDAPPFTAPAGQGPAATSSAS
- a CDS encoding GH1 family beta-glucosidase — its product is MDFRWGVASAAYQIEGFGDCDGKGPSIWDAFVARRGRIKNGQHARAACEFYRRWPADLDLLAALGIPDYRFSVAWSRVRPSGTGQVNQAGLDYYDKLVDGCLARGITPWLTLYHWDLPLALERRGGWTNRAVVGWLGEYADLLARRLGDRVRHWMVLNEPLVFTGAGHLLGVHAPGRRSLGAFLSATHHAALAQAEGGRALRAALPAAAQIGTTFSCSYLTPARPGNPRDEAATRRADALLNRLFVEPALGLGYPIAELPALRWLERYVLAGDEARLPFAFDFLGVQNYTREVVRFSPWVPLLWARLVKAEDRGVPCTAMGWEVYPESLYHLLRQFASYPNAPRLIVTENGAAFPDPAPVHGRLADPARQAYLRACLGQVLRARRDGLPVDGYFAWSFTDNFEWAEGYRPRFGLVHVDYATQQRTVKDSGRWYQQLLRGELS